One window of Phycodurus eques isolate BA_2022a chromosome 17, UOR_Pequ_1.1, whole genome shotgun sequence genomic DNA carries:
- the plp1b gene encoding proteolipid protein 1b isoform X2 codes for MGCYDCCVRCLGAVPYPSLVATLLCYAGMALFCGCGHEALTQTEVLVETYFARSEQDYEVVASFVEYLQYVIYGLASFFFLYGILLLAEGFYTTSAVKQTFGEFRSTHCGRCLSLTFIIVTYILAFIWLAVFAFTAIPVYFLFNMEQTCHDINLLAEKTTSINQHGWICMDARQYGLLPWNAMPGKACGMTLASICKTSEFHLTYDLYIAAFAGAGITLLALILFLVATAYNYAVLRFLGRKGVR; via the exons ATGG GTTGTTATGATTGCTGTGTCCGGTGCTTGGGGGCAGTGCCCTACCCATCTCTGGTGGCAACCTTGCTGTGCTACGCAGGCATGGCTCTATTTTGCGGTTGCGGGCACGAAGCCTTAACCCAGACCGAAGTCCTGGTCGAGACGTACTTCGCCCGCAGTGAGCAGGACTATGAGGTCGTGGCTTCCTT TGTCGAATACTTGCAGTACGTCATCTACGGCCTGGCCTCATTTTTCTTCCTCTATGGTATTCTGCTGCTGGCTGAAGGCTTCTACACGACAAGCGCGGTCAAGCAGACCTTCGGGGAATTTAGGAGCACCCACTGTGGCCGATGCCTCAGCCTGACG TTTATCATTGTGACATATATCTTGGCCTTCATCTGGCTGGCGGTGTTCGCCTTCACGGCAATTCCGGTCTACTTCTTGTTCAACATGGAGCAGACCTGCCACGACATCAACCTCCTGGCTGAAAAAACCACCAGCATAAATCAGCACGGCTGGATTTGCATGGACGCCAGGCAATATG GGCTGCTCCCTTGGAACGCAATGCCGGGCAAGGCTTGCGGAATGACCTTGGCATCTATTTGCAAGACGAGTGAA TTTCACCTCACCTATGACTTGTATATTGCGGCATTTGCCGGTGCCGGAATCACTCTCTTAGCATTG atTCTGTTTTTGGTTGCAACCGCCTACAACTATGCGGTCTTGCGGTTCCTGGGCAGGAAAGGGGTACGCTAA
- the plp1b gene encoding proteolipid protein 1b isoform X1 — protein MFPVRQPWLCKALGCYDCCVRCLGAVPYPSLVATLLCYAGMALFCGCGHEALTQTEVLVETYFARSEQDYEVVASFVEYLQYVIYGLASFFFLYGILLLAEGFYTTSAVKQTFGEFRSTHCGRCLSLTFIIVTYILAFIWLAVFAFTAIPVYFLFNMEQTCHDINLLAEKTTSINQHGWICMDARQYGLLPWNAMPGKACGMTLASICKTSEFHLTYDLYIAAFAGAGITLLALILFLVATAYNYAVLRFLGRKGVR, from the exons ATGTTTCCGGTCAGGCAGCCGTGGCTTTGCAAAGCCTTAG GTTGTTATGATTGCTGTGTCCGGTGCTTGGGGGCAGTGCCCTACCCATCTCTGGTGGCAACCTTGCTGTGCTACGCAGGCATGGCTCTATTTTGCGGTTGCGGGCACGAAGCCTTAACCCAGACCGAAGTCCTGGTCGAGACGTACTTCGCCCGCAGTGAGCAGGACTATGAGGTCGTGGCTTCCTT TGTCGAATACTTGCAGTACGTCATCTACGGCCTGGCCTCATTTTTCTTCCTCTATGGTATTCTGCTGCTGGCTGAAGGCTTCTACACGACAAGCGCGGTCAAGCAGACCTTCGGGGAATTTAGGAGCACCCACTGTGGCCGATGCCTCAGCCTGACG TTTATCATTGTGACATATATCTTGGCCTTCATCTGGCTGGCGGTGTTCGCCTTCACGGCAATTCCGGTCTACTTCTTGTTCAACATGGAGCAGACCTGCCACGACATCAACCTCCTGGCTGAAAAAACCACCAGCATAAATCAGCACGGCTGGATTTGCATGGACGCCAGGCAATATG GGCTGCTCCCTTGGAACGCAATGCCGGGCAAGGCTTGCGGAATGACCTTGGCATCTATTTGCAAGACGAGTGAA TTTCACCTCACCTATGACTTGTATATTGCGGCATTTGCCGGTGCCGGAATCACTCTCTTAGCATTG atTCTGTTTTTGGTTGCAACCGCCTACAACTATGCGGTCTTGCGGTTCCTGGGCAGGAAAGGGGTACGCTAA